In Drosophila innubila isolate TH190305 chromosome 2R unlocalized genomic scaffold, UK_Dinn_1.0 1_C_2R, whole genome shotgun sequence, the following are encoded in one genomic region:
- the LOC117785602 gene encoding trafficking protein particle complex subunit 2-like protein produces MAFCIAVIGKDNAPLYLATSDLERELDLQYHVHAALDVVEEKCLIGKGATDSKELYLGLLYSTEIHKIYGFVTNSRIKFIVVIDSSNVALRENEVRAIFRNLHMLYTDAVCNPFYIPGEQLVSKKFDRAVQKLMNGSA; encoded by the exons ATGGCATTTTGTATTGCTGTTATTGGCAAGGAT AATGCACCACTGTACTTGGCCACATCGGACTTGGAGCGGGAATTGGACTTGCAGTATCATGTGCACGCAGCCCTGGACGTTGTCGAGGAGAAATGTTTGATTGGCAAAGGTGCAACAGACTCCAAGGAACTCTACTTGGGACTGCTCTACTCCACTGAGATTCACAAAAT CTACGGCTTTGTCACCAACTCACGAATCAAGTTCATTGTTGTCATCGATTCAAGCAACGTTGCACTGCGGGAAAACGAAGTGCGGGCG ATATTTCGCAATTTACACATGCTTTACACTGATGCCGTTTGTAATCCGTTTTACATTCCGGGCGAACAATTGGTCTCCAA GAAATTTGATCGAGCAGTCCAGAAATTAATGAACGGCAgtgcataa